The DNA segment TCAACCACTTGCTGATGCCGCCGCCCAGCCACATCGCCGCCAAAATGATAACGATGTTCTTGAGTAGAACGAATGCCGAGTTTTTATCCTCGTCTGTTTTATCAGATGAAGAGGTTTTCTGTTCTGGAAGCGCTGACGACGCCGGTGTGCTCGAACGCAAATTATAGCGCTTGATGATGAATGTCGTGATTGGTCCGCCCACCAGGCCTGCGGATACGATTCCGGCCATGGCTGAGGCCACCGCCAGCGTGCCTGCGCCAGCCACGCCTGCTTGTTCGAACAACGGCGCGAAGGCCAAACCGGTTGCCGGTCCGCCGGCGAGAGTCAGCGATCCCACGATGACGCCGAACAACGGCGACACGCCCAACGCCATGGCAAGCGGAATACCGACGAGATTTTGCAGCGCCGCGACCAGCGACACGATACCGAAAAACAACAGCGCTTGCGGCCCGCCCACTTTCAACAGGGAATAACTCGCGCCGAATCCAATTGAGGTGAAGAATGCGATCATCAACGGCGATTGCAACGTGGTGTCGAATTTGAACAGAGTCGTTTCAAATTGCCGCGCGGCCAGAATGACGAGCGCGATAACCAGGCCGCCCACCACCGGCGCGGGAATGTTGTAATGCGCCAGGAGGGGAAGGAGGCGGCGCAAGCCGTAACCCAGAAACAGCACCAGGCCGGCAAAGGCCACGGTTTGAATCATGTCAAATTCGAGCAAAGCGGCTCCGCAGAATTCCAGGATAATGAAACAGGAACAGCGCAATTATTGCGGGCAATAATGCAGAATTCAGGAGAAAAAGGCAAATGTGAATTATCATTGCCCGGGGCCGGGCGAGTTCACTAAATCCTGGAGAAATTCTGAAGAAGAGAAGGGATTGCCGGGCGTGGCTGTTCGCGCCCGTATTGGACGGATTATACCCGATGGTTTGCTCAAGGAATGACATCGCCTCCGGGCTGAAAAAGTGATAAGAAGTAGAGTCTGCGGATGAAATTTTATGCTAGGGTGTAGCCGGAACGTCTGTTTTAGGTCAGAACGCACATTCGAAAACAGGTGGTTAGCCTCACAGAATATGCGCCCCAAGGGGTTTTCGGCCACACCCCTAGCGCTGGCAG comes from the Cytophagia bacterium CHB2 genome and includes:
- the gltS gene encoding sodium/glutamate symporter, which translates into the protein MLEFDMIQTVAFAGLVLFLGYGLRRLLPLLAHYNIPAPVVGGLVIALVILAARQFETTLFKFDTTLQSPLMIAFFTSIGFGASYSLLKVGGPQALLFFGIVSLVAALQNLVGIPLAMALGVSPLFGVIVGSLTLAGGPATGLAFAPLFEQAGVAGAGTLAVASAMAGIVSAGLVGGPITTFIIKRYNLRSSTPASSALPEQKTSSSDKTDEDKNSAFVLLKNIVIILAAMWLGGGISKWLTALNITLPAYIGAMAVAAVIRNVDDRTKVFGLKPAVIDDLGHVALSLFLVLALMTLKLWELAGLALPLLIILSVQIILVVLLCLWPVFQLMGRDYESAVMVSGFCGFMLGITANAMANMNTLVERYGPAPRAFLIVPMIAAFFIDFPNAALITACLNWWAP